One window from the genome of Oryza glaberrima chromosome 3, OglaRS2, whole genome shotgun sequence encodes:
- the LOC127766770 gene encoding AP-3 complex subunit sigma, which yields MIQAVMVMSTQGKPRLLKFYSYQPPEKHQDLVRGVFQLLSARPDSVSNFVKVDAIFGPGAKLVYKHLATLYFVFVFDSSENELAVLDLVQVFVETLDRCFKNVCELDIVFNFNKLHTILDEMILGGQVIETSSEQIMRSVEEIARLEKQSNTTSLIPKSISERFSR from the exons ATGATCCAGGCCGTGATGGTGATGAGCACGCAGGGCAAGCCGCGCCTCCTCAAGTTCTACAGCTACCAG CCCCCCGAGAAGCATCAGGACCTCGTCCGCGGCGTCTTCCAGT TGTTGTCTGCAAGGCCGGACAGTGTCAGCAATTTCGTCAAGGTTGATGCAATCTTTGGACCG GGAGCGAAATTGGTCTACAAACATTTGGCCACATTGTACTTTGTTTTTGTCTTTGATAGCTCTGAAAATGAACTTGCGGTGCTTGATCTTGTACAAG TTTTTGTTGAAACATTGGACAGATGCTTCAAGAATGTGTGTGAGCTTGACATCGTATTTAACTTCAACAAG CTGCATACAATTTTAGATGAAATGATACTTGGGGGACAAGTGATTGAAACAAGTTCAGAGCAAATAATGAGATCTGTCGAAGAGATTGCAAG GCTGGAGAAACAGTCAAACACAACCAGCCTCATACCGAAGTCGATTTCAGAGCGTTTCAGCCGTTGA
- the LOC127766769 gene encoding uncharacterized protein LOC127766769 produces the protein MSDLRELGMRREPSRAEVVGRAKDDGDFDALRRAIIRKVKDNEVLRSNIIAEVKQSVVINEDGSEKLKLKDLSDAIYQDIGSKIMGQISDEIWGVILSNEIDIRGTSETVYNRMMNPEQQQDPPSKKLKRNAKEEQVSPAKASTSVAVQLEDDDPEEPPGFGFSDHQRSNIMATQQQQSSNTENHNQVKPNEGEPNAVSCPGDDDEEDPDVPPGFG, from the exons ATGAGCGATCTCCGCGAACTCGGCATGCGGCGGGAGCCGTCGAGGGCTGAGGTGGTGGGGCGTGCCAAGGACGACGGGGACTTCGACGCGCTCCGCCGCGCCATCATCCGCAAGGTCAAGGACAAC GAGGTGCTACGCAGCAACATAATTGCAGAGGTGAAGCAGTCAGTGGTAATAAATGAAGATGGCTCTGAAAAGTTAAAGCTGAAAGATCTTTCTGATGCGATTTACCAAGATATCGG gagcaaaataatgggtcaAATCTCAGACGAGATATGGGGTGTCATCCTATCAAATGAAATTGATATCCGAGGAACTTCTGAAACTGTCTACAATAGAATGATGAACCCTGAGCAGCAGCAGGACCCTCCTTCAAAGAAACTGAAGAGGAATGCCAAAGAGGAGCAAGTGTCCCCAGCAAAAGCATCAACTTCTGTTGCAGTCCAGCTGGAAGATGATGATCCAGAGGAACCACCAGGATTTGGTTTCAGTGATCATCAGCGCAGCAACATCATGGCAactcagcagcagcagtcgTCAAATACTGAGAATCATAACCAAGTGAAACCAAATGAAGGTGAGCCCAACGCCGTTAGCTGCCCTGgggatgatgatgaggaggatcCTGATGTGCCTCCTGGGTTTGGTTAA